One Luteolibacter flavescens DNA segment encodes these proteins:
- a CDS encoding alpha/beta hydrolase, protein MRSFLFSLIALVSIAAAAEPQPIPLWPAEAPIGDGTSEKAEAKLTVHRPEKPNGTSMVICPGGGYGTLVTGPEGHGIARWLTRYGITGVVLEYRLPAGRSKVPLLDAQRAIRTVRAHAKEWDCDPKKVGIIGFSAGGHLAATAATHFDDGDRKSEDPVEQQGSRPDFAVLVYPVITMGEKTHGGSFKALLGESPTEEAIKLYSLETQVTAKTSPTYITHALDDEIVPVSHSQAFHEALKKKHVPCEYLELPSGGHGLNGYSGPMWDAWQTGSLKWLASRGLLAPQ, encoded by the coding sequence ATGCGCTCTTTTCTTTTCTCACTCATCGCCCTCGTTTCCATCGCGGCGGCTGCCGAGCCGCAGCCCATCCCGTTGTGGCCGGCGGAGGCTCCTATCGGAGACGGGACATCCGAGAAGGCGGAGGCGAAGCTGACCGTGCACCGCCCGGAAAAGCCGAATGGCACCTCCATGGTGATCTGCCCGGGCGGCGGCTACGGCACCCTGGTCACCGGACCGGAAGGCCACGGCATCGCCCGCTGGCTGACCCGCTACGGCATCACCGGCGTGGTGCTGGAGTACCGCCTCCCGGCAGGCAGGTCAAAGGTGCCGCTGCTGGATGCCCAGCGCGCCATCCGCACCGTGCGGGCACATGCGAAGGAGTGGGACTGCGATCCGAAGAAGGTGGGCATCATCGGCTTCTCCGCGGGCGGGCACCTCGCGGCGACCGCCGCCACGCATTTCGATGACGGGGACCGGAAATCGGAGGACCCCGTCGAGCAACAGGGCAGCCGCCCGGACTTCGCGGTGCTGGTCTATCCGGTCATCACGATGGGGGAAAAGACCCATGGCGGATCGTTCAAGGCATTGCTGGGCGAGTCGCCGACGGAGGAGGCCATCAAACTCTATTCACTGGAAACCCAGGTCACCGCGAAGACCTCGCCGACCTACATCACCCATGCACTGGATGACGAGATCGTGCCGGTTTCCCACAGCCAGGCATTCCACGAGGCGCTGAAGAAGAAGCACGTCCCCTGCGAATACCTCGAGCTGCCCTCCGGCGGCCACGGCCTGAATGGCTACAGCGGCCCGATGTGGGACGCGTGGCAGACCGGTTCGCTGAAGTGGCTAGCATCCCGCGGGCTGCTCGCGCCGCAGTGA
- a CDS encoding L-serine ammonia-lyase — translation MTLSALDLFTIGVGPSSSHTVGPMRAACRFVGQLQAEGFAPRVARLRCDLYGSLAATGKGHGTDTAILMGFLGEEPETVVIDSMPAKLAAIRAGKLLTPWGVELAFDEKRDLDFKRLKPLPLHPNGMHFTALDADGAPVADEVVYSLGGGFIATETEMKMPPAAEIPQPYPFTNAAELMTHCEQPGMTIASLLLANEAALRPEEETRSRLDDIWRAMQDCVKRGCSLDGTLPGGLKVKRRAKAIYENLRSNSEASLTDPLTILDWVNLYALAVNEENAAGGRVVTAPTNGAAGIIPAVLHYAVRFRHSPHRDGVHRFLLTAAAIGMLYKRNASISGAEAGCQGEVGVACSMAAAGLVEYLGGTPKQVENAAEIGMEHNLGLTCDPVGGLVQIPCIERNAMASVKAINAARLAMAGDGSHFVSLDKVIKTMRDTGRDMKSKYKETSRGGLAVNVVEC, via the coding sequence ATGACACTCTCCGCTCTCGACCTTTTCACCATCGGCGTTGGCCCGTCGTCATCCCACACCGTGGGACCGATGCGTGCGGCCTGCCGTTTCGTCGGGCAGCTACAGGCGGAGGGCTTCGCCCCGCGGGTCGCACGGCTGCGCTGCGATCTCTACGGCTCGCTGGCCGCGACGGGGAAAGGCCACGGTACGGACACGGCGATCCTGATGGGCTTCCTCGGCGAGGAGCCGGAAACCGTGGTGATCGACTCGATGCCCGCGAAGCTCGCCGCGATCCGCGCGGGCAAGCTGCTCACGCCGTGGGGCGTGGAGCTGGCCTTCGACGAAAAGCGCGACCTGGACTTCAAGCGGCTGAAGCCGCTGCCGCTGCATCCGAATGGCATGCACTTCACCGCGCTGGATGCGGACGGTGCGCCCGTGGCGGACGAGGTGGTCTATTCGCTCGGCGGTGGCTTCATCGCCACGGAGACGGAGATGAAGATGCCGCCCGCCGCGGAGATCCCGCAGCCCTACCCCTTTACGAATGCGGCCGAGCTGATGACCCACTGCGAGCAGCCCGGCATGACCATCGCCTCGCTGCTGCTGGCGAATGAAGCTGCCCTGCGCCCCGAGGAGGAGACCCGCTCTCGCCTCGATGACATCTGGCGCGCCATGCAGGACTGCGTGAAGCGCGGCTGCTCGCTGGACGGCACGCTGCCCGGCGGCCTGAAGGTGAAGCGCCGCGCGAAGGCGATCTACGAGAACCTTCGTAGCAACTCGGAGGCCTCGCTGACCGACCCGCTGACCATCCTCGACTGGGTGAATCTCTACGCGCTCGCCGTGAACGAGGAGAATGCCGCAGGCGGCCGCGTGGTCACCGCGCCGACGAACGGTGCCGCGGGCATCATCCCCGCGGTGCTGCACTACGCGGTGCGCTTCCGCCACTCGCCCCACCGCGACGGCGTGCACCGTTTCCTGCTGACCGCCGCGGCGATCGGCATGCTTTACAAGCGGAATGCCTCGATCTCCGGCGCGGAAGCCGGTTGCCAAGGCGAGGTCGGCGTGGCCTGCTCAATGGCGGCGGCGGGCCTCGTGGAATATCTCGGCGGCACGCCGAAGCAGGTGGAAAACGCCGCGGAAATCGGCATGGAGCACAATCTCGGCCTGACCTGCGATCCCGTGGGCGGCCTCGTGCAGATCCCCTGCATCGAGCGCAATGCGATGGCGTCCGTGAAGGCGATCAATGCCGCGCGCCTCGCGATGGCGGGCGATGGCTCGCACTTCGTCTCGCTCGACAAGGTCATCAAGACCATGCGCGACACCGGCCGCGACATGAAGAGCAAGTACAAGGAAACCTCCCGCGGCGGCCTCGCGGTGAACGTGGTGGAATGTTAA
- a CDS encoding uracil-DNA glycosylase family protein produces the protein MSDALIAASRTLADRLRPLTFSTASHVYLPLDYAREPHELYLQRFGSGKKRVVFLGMNPGPYGMAQTGVPFGEIPAVRDWMGISAEVGKPVPEHPKRPVQGFACPKSEVSGRRLWGLFAERFGSAEEFFKDHFVLNYCPLVWMSATGANLTPDKLPASEMEAVESACLDHLAASLEVLDPQYLIGVGAYAEERLKAAAARTGSQAILGRVLHPSPASPAANRGWAEAATKQLVAQGVWDC, from the coding sequence GTGTCCGACGCCCTGATCGCCGCTTCCCGCACGCTGGCCGACCGCCTGCGCCCGCTGACCTTCTCCACGGCCAGCCACGTCTATCTGCCGCTCGACTACGCGCGGGAGCCGCACGAGCTCTACCTGCAGCGCTTCGGCAGCGGGAAGAAGCGCGTCGTCTTCCTCGGGATGAATCCCGGGCCCTACGGGATGGCTCAGACCGGCGTGCCATTCGGCGAGATCCCGGCGGTGCGGGATTGGATGGGCATCTCGGCGGAGGTGGGCAAGCCGGTGCCGGAGCACCCGAAGCGGCCGGTGCAGGGCTTCGCCTGTCCGAAGTCCGAGGTGAGCGGCCGCCGTCTGTGGGGGCTCTTTGCGGAGCGCTTCGGCAGCGCGGAGGAGTTTTTCAAGGACCACTTCGTCCTGAACTACTGCCCGCTCGTGTGGATGAGCGCCACGGGTGCGAACCTCACGCCGGACAAGCTCCCGGCCTCCGAGATGGAGGCCGTGGAAAGCGCCTGCCTCGACCACCTGGCCGCCTCGCTGGAAGTACTGGATCCGCAGTACTTGATCGGCGTGGGCGCTTATGCGGAAGAGCGCCTGAAGGCTGCCGCGGCGCGTACCGGATCGCAGGCCATCCTTGGCCGGGTGCTCCATCCGTCACCCGCATCCCCGGCCGCGAACCGTGGCTGGGCGGAGGCCGCGACGAAGCAGCTCGTGGCGCAGGGCGTGTGGGACTGTTAA